In Streptomyces sclerotialus, one genomic interval encodes:
- a CDS encoding Gfo/Idh/MocA family protein, with amino-acid sequence MTDEPMRIGILGAARIAERALVTPARTAGHRLVAVAARDHARATAFARQHGVERVARSYADLIADPEVEVVYNPLPNGLHGPWNLAALAAGKHVLTEKPSASNAAEAAEVQKAAAGAGTVFMEGFHYLFHPVTRRLHALLDSGELGELRHVETVVAMPAPAESDVRWSLPLAGGALMDLGCYGLHAQRMLAPWAGGAPRLVTARGGERADAPGVDEWLDADLEFPGGATGSVRCHMAYDSWQASCRIVGTRGEATAADFVLPHQDDRITVRTAAGERTEELGRRSSYAYQLDAFAAHLRHGAPPVLGAEDALTTMALIDGCYRAAGFPVRPRTVLPATG; translated from the coding sequence ATGACGGACGAGCCCATGCGTATCGGCATCCTCGGCGCGGCCCGCATCGCCGAGCGGGCCCTCGTCACACCGGCCCGTACGGCCGGCCACCGCCTCGTCGCCGTGGCCGCCCGCGACCACGCCAGAGCCACCGCCTTCGCGCGGCAGCACGGTGTCGAGCGGGTGGCCCGCTCGTACGCCGACCTCATCGCCGACCCGGAGGTCGAGGTCGTCTACAACCCGCTGCCGAACGGCCTGCACGGGCCGTGGAACCTGGCGGCGCTGGCCGCGGGCAAGCACGTACTGACCGAGAAGCCGTCCGCGAGCAACGCGGCGGAGGCCGCCGAGGTCCAGAAGGCGGCGGCCGGGGCGGGCACCGTCTTCATGGAGGGCTTCCACTACCTGTTCCACCCGGTCACCCGCCGGCTGCACGCACTGCTGGACAGCGGGGAGCTGGGCGAACTACGGCACGTGGAGACCGTGGTGGCGATGCCCGCGCCGGCGGAGAGCGATGTGCGCTGGTCGCTGCCGCTGGCGGGCGGTGCCCTCATGGACCTCGGCTGCTACGGCCTGCACGCCCAGCGGATGCTCGCTCCGTGGGCGGGCGGCGCGCCACGGCTGGTCACCGCGCGCGGTGGCGAACGGGCCGATGCGCCCGGGGTCGACGAATGGCTCGACGCCGACCTGGAGTTCCCGGGCGGCGCGACCGGCAGCGTCCGCTGCCACATGGCGTACGACTCGTGGCAGGCGAGCTGCCGGATCGTGGGGACGCGGGGCGAGGCCACCGCGGCCGACTTCGTACTGCCGCACCAGGACGACCGGATCACCGTGCGCACGGCCGCCGGCGAACGCACCGAGGAGCTCGGGCGCCGGTCCTCGTACGCCTACCAGCTCGACGCGTTCGCGGCGCACCTGCGCCATGGCGCGCCGCCGGTCCTCGGTGCCGAGGACGCGCTGACCACCATGGCGCTCATCGACGGCTGTTACCGGGCGGCCGGGTTCCCGGTCCGGCCGCGTACGGTCCTTCCGGCCACGGGGTGA
- a CDS encoding chitinase produces MIGKALRLLGTGLALVLAAQLPAAAAPAVPQADTCPVKSRPTGKVLQGYWENWDGAANGVHPGLGWIPITDPRIGAHGYNVINAAFPVIRSDGTVLWEDGMDATVKVATPAEMCQAKANGATLLMSIGGAAAGIDLSSAAVADRFVETIVPILKKYNFDGIDIDIETGLTGSGNINQLSASQSHLIRIIDGVLARMPSNFGLTMAPETAYVTGGSVTYGSIWGAYLPVVKKYADNGRLWWLNMQYYNGSMYGCSGDSYSAGTVAGFTAQTDCLNKGLVVQGTTIKVPYDKQVPGLPAQPGAGGGYLTTSQVAQAWNTYGNRLKGLMTWSLNWDGSKGWTFGDNVRALQGR; encoded by the coding sequence ATGATCGGTAAGGCCCTCCGACTGCTGGGTACTGGACTTGCGCTCGTTCTCGCCGCGCAGCTTCCGGCTGCCGCCGCACCCGCCGTGCCGCAGGCCGACACCTGCCCGGTGAAGTCCCGCCCCACCGGCAAAGTGCTGCAGGGGTACTGGGAGAACTGGGACGGCGCGGCCAACGGCGTCCACCCCGGCCTCGGCTGGATCCCGATCACCGACCCGCGCATCGGCGCCCACGGTTACAACGTGATCAACGCGGCGTTCCCCGTGATCCGTTCGGACGGCACCGTCCTCTGGGAGGACGGCATGGACGCCACGGTGAAGGTCGCGACGCCCGCCGAGATGTGCCAGGCGAAGGCGAACGGCGCCACGCTCCTGATGTCCATCGGCGGCGCCGCGGCCGGTATCGACCTCAGCTCCGCCGCGGTCGCCGACCGGTTCGTCGAGACCATCGTGCCGATCCTGAAGAAGTACAACTTCGACGGCATCGACATCGACATCGAGACCGGCCTCACCGGCAGTGGCAACATCAACCAGCTCTCGGCCTCGCAGTCCCACCTGATCCGCATCATCGACGGCGTCCTCGCCCGGATGCCCTCGAACTTCGGCCTGACCATGGCCCCCGAGACCGCTTACGTCACCGGCGGCAGCGTGACGTACGGCTCGATCTGGGGCGCGTACCTCCCCGTCGTCAAGAAGTACGCGGACAACGGGCGCCTGTGGTGGCTCAACATGCAGTACTACAACGGCAGCATGTACGGCTGCTCCGGCGACTCCTACTCCGCCGGCACGGTCGCCGGGTTCACCGCGCAGACGGACTGCCTGAACAAGGGGCTGGTAGTCCAGGGCACCACCATCAAGGTCCCCTACGACAAGCAGGTACCGGGCCTGCCCGCGCAACCGGGCGCGGGCGGCGGCTACCTGACCACCAGTCAGGTAGCGCAGGCCTGGAACACCTACGGCAACCGCCTGAAGGGACTGATGACCTGGTCCCTCAACTGGGACGGCTCCAAGGGCTGGACCTTCGGCGACAACGTCAGGGCACTCCAGGGCCGCTGA
- a CDS encoding sugar phosphate isomerase/epimerase family protein, whose product MTTEDLLATCWTTAGAAAPDSRDQRSPLRLRERAEAAGAAGFTGFGLLYADLVEAERTYGLPGVRALFEDNGLVHVELEFLLDWWTEGPRRAASDVVRRDLLRAAETLGARHIKVGPDVGDGPWDLDVWAEEFAGLAAQADGVGARLGIEFLPWSNIRTVRDGLELVAAAGHPAGGLIIDVWHTERAQTPPADLADVPASRIVGVELSDADSEVVGTLVEDTVRHRRLCGEGSFALPDLVTALRTAGWNGPWGVEILSDAHRALPVRQAADAAYRTAAELLR is encoded by the coding sequence ATGACCACCGAGGACCTGCTGGCCACCTGCTGGACCACCGCGGGCGCCGCCGCGCCCGACTCGCGCGACCAGCGCAGCCCGCTGAGGCTGCGGGAGCGGGCGGAAGCGGCGGGTGCCGCCGGGTTCACGGGCTTCGGCCTGCTCTACGCGGACCTGGTGGAGGCCGAGCGTACGTACGGGCTCCCGGGCGTCCGCGCTCTCTTCGAGGACAACGGGCTCGTGCACGTGGAGCTGGAGTTCCTGCTGGACTGGTGGACCGAAGGACCCCGGCGTGCCGCGTCGGACGTGGTGCGCCGGGACCTCCTGCGGGCCGCGGAGACGCTCGGCGCGCGCCACATCAAGGTCGGCCCCGATGTCGGGGACGGGCCGTGGGACCTCGACGTGTGGGCCGAGGAGTTCGCCGGCCTGGCCGCACAGGCGGACGGTGTGGGAGCCCGGCTCGGGATCGAGTTCCTGCCCTGGTCCAACATCAGGACCGTGCGCGACGGGCTGGAACTCGTCGCGGCGGCCGGTCACCCGGCGGGCGGCCTCATCATCGACGTCTGGCACACCGAACGCGCGCAGACCCCGCCGGCCGATCTGGCGGACGTACCTGCGTCACGCATCGTGGGCGTGGAGCTCAGCGACGCGGACAGCGAGGTCGTCGGCACCCTCGTCGAGGACACGGTCCGGCACCGCCGGCTGTGCGGCGAGGGCTCCTTCGCGCTGCCGGACCTCGTCACCGCGCTCCGCACGGCCGGCTGGAACGGACCCTGGGGAGTGGAGATCCTCTCCGACGCACACCGTGCGCTGCCGGTGCGTCAGGCCGCCGACGCGGCGTACCGGACCGCCGCTGAACTGCTGCGGTAG
- a CDS encoding SDR family oxidoreductase, translating to MGLLDTPLLNDRVVLVNGGSQGVGAGVVRAAVREGATVVFTGRRSEVGEKLAADTGARFLRADLADPVQAGGSVTHTVRAHGRIDCLVNAAGLTSRGSLLDTTPELFDAHMAVNLRAPFFAMQAAVADMKGRKAPGTIVNVGSNCAHGGPPHLAPYSAAKAGLAGLTKNAAHAHRWDRIRINGLNIGWTDTEGEDATQRAYHGAGDDWREKAARAQPMGRLGQVDEIADFVVLLLSDRSGVVTGSVIDWDQNVVGGLDQTGPRG from the coding sequence ATGGGACTGCTCGACACCCCTCTGCTCAACGACCGGGTCGTCCTCGTCAACGGCGGCAGCCAGGGCGTCGGCGCGGGCGTCGTCCGGGCGGCCGTACGCGAAGGCGCGACCGTCGTCTTCACCGGACGCCGGAGCGAGGTCGGCGAGAAGCTCGCCGCGGACACGGGCGCGCGCTTCCTGCGGGCCGACCTGGCGGACCCGGTACAGGCGGGGGGCAGCGTCACGCACACGGTGAGGGCACACGGGCGCATCGACTGCCTGGTCAACGCCGCCGGGCTGACCTCCCGCGGTTCGCTGCTGGACACGACGCCGGAGCTGTTCGACGCGCATATGGCGGTCAATCTGCGGGCGCCGTTCTTCGCCATGCAGGCCGCGGTGGCGGACATGAAGGGCCGGAAGGCGCCGGGCACCATCGTCAACGTCGGCTCCAACTGCGCGCACGGCGGGCCGCCCCACCTGGCTCCGTACTCCGCCGCCAAGGCCGGTCTCGCCGGACTGACCAAGAACGCCGCGCACGCCCACCGCTGGGACCGCATCCGTATCAACGGCCTCAACATCGGCTGGACGGACACCGAGGGCGAGGACGCGACCCAGCGCGCCTACCACGGCGCGGGCGACGACTGGCGCGAGAAGGCCGCCCGGGCACAGCCGATGGGCAGACTCGGCCAGGTGGACGAGATCGCCGACTTCGTCGTCCTCCTGCTCTCCGACCGCAGTGGTGTGGTGACCGGCTCGGTCATCGACTGGGACCAGAACGTCGTCGGCGGACTCGACCAGACCGGCCCTCGGGGCTGA
- a CDS encoding Gfo/Idh/MocA family protein: protein MRMGIMGLGRIGSFHAETLSGLDVVDSLVVTDPVAATAASAAERFGATPADSPEAVLAAGVDGVVIAAATDAHPELILAAVKAGIPVFCEKPVARGTEESLAVLRAVEGSGVEVHIGYNRRFDAGCTSARAAVLSGELGPLHTVRSTTLDPAPPPPAYVAVSGGIFRDCSVHDFDLVRWVTGREVTEVYAAGGNRGADFIAAAGDVDTASALLTLDDGTIAVVSNTRHNARGYDVRLELHGMKDSIAVGLEDKLPLRSAEPGATFPGGPPHQFFMDRFAAAYRAELTAFTEVVAGARPSPCTVADAVEASWIAEACTLSLREHRPVTIDEVRAA, encoded by the coding sequence ATGCGCATGGGCATCATGGGGCTGGGCCGCATCGGTTCGTTCCACGCGGAGACCCTGTCCGGGCTGGACGTGGTGGACTCGCTGGTGGTCACCGACCCGGTGGCCGCGACCGCCGCCTCCGCGGCAGAGCGGTTCGGAGCCACCCCGGCCGACTCCCCCGAGGCGGTACTCGCCGCCGGTGTCGACGGCGTCGTCATCGCCGCCGCGACCGACGCACATCCGGAGCTGATCCTCGCTGCCGTCAAGGCCGGTATCCCCGTCTTCTGCGAGAAGCCGGTGGCCCGCGGCACCGAGGAGAGCCTGGCGGTGCTGCGCGCGGTCGAGGGCAGCGGCGTCGAGGTGCACATCGGCTACAACCGGCGGTTCGACGCGGGCTGTACGTCCGCGCGGGCGGCCGTGCTGAGCGGCGAACTCGGCCCGCTGCACACCGTACGGTCCACCACGCTGGACCCGGCGCCCCCGCCGCCCGCGTACGTGGCGGTCTCCGGCGGCATCTTCCGCGACTGCAGCGTGCACGATTTCGACCTCGTCCGCTGGGTCACCGGCCGCGAGGTCACGGAGGTGTACGCCGCCGGCGGCAACCGTGGCGCGGACTTCATCGCCGCAGCCGGCGACGTCGACACCGCTTCGGCGCTGCTCACCCTCGACGACGGGACGATCGCCGTCGTCTCCAACACGCGTCACAACGCCCGTGGTTACGACGTGCGCCTGGAACTGCACGGCATGAAGGACAGCATCGCCGTGGGCCTGGAGGACAAACTGCCGCTGCGCTCCGCCGAGCCCGGCGCCACCTTCCCCGGCGGTCCCCCGCACCAGTTCTTCATGGACCGCTTCGCCGCCGCCTACCGCGCCGAACTCACCGCCTTCACCGAGGTCGTCGCGGGTGCCCGGCCCTCCCCCTGCACCGTTGCCGACGCCGTCGAAGCGAGCTGGATCGCGGAAGCGTGCACCCTGTCGTTGCGCGAGCACCGACCCGTGACGATCGACGAGGTGCGTGCCGCATGA